In Calothrix sp. PCC 7507, one DNA window encodes the following:
- a CDS encoding Uma2 family endonuclease, whose translation MYNYNPLECLPSSAELPDSDDTPVDNELQILIPNLLLAILAAIWQNRDDWFFGINMGVYYTPNKGAIVPDGFLSLGVERFVGENGRSSYVLWEEEGIPPILALEVVSQTYNGEYEQKKIDYAELGILYYVIYAPTRLRRKRQRLEVYRLINGEYILQPGDKIWIPEIGLGIGREQGTYQGRTREWLFWYDENGNRYQTPEEQLQNLLARLQQQGIDPNTL comes from the coding sequence ATGTATAACTACAATCCGTTAGAATGCCTACCTTCATCGGCAGAATTACCAGATTCAGATGATACCCCTGTGGATAACGAACTGCAAATATTAATTCCCAACTTATTGTTAGCTATCTTAGCCGCTATTTGGCAAAACCGCGATGACTGGTTTTTCGGCATTAACATGGGAGTTTACTATACACCCAATAAAGGAGCCATAGTCCCGGATGGATTCCTGAGTTTGGGTGTTGAACGTTTTGTGGGAGAAAATGGACGTTCTAGTTACGTTTTGTGGGAAGAAGAGGGGATTCCACCAATTTTAGCTTTAGAAGTTGTTTCTCAAACTTACAATGGCGAATATGAACAGAAAAAAATTGATTATGCAGAATTAGGCATTTTGTATTATGTCATTTATGCACCAACACGGCTACGTCGTAAGCGTCAACGTTTAGAAGTTTATCGCTTAATTAATGGTGAATACATTTTACAACCAGGGGATAAAATTTGGATACCCGAAATTGGTTTAGGTATTGGACGAGAACAGGGTACTTATCAAGGGCGAACAAGAGAATGGTTATTTTGGTATGACGAAAATGGTAATAGATACCAAACCCCAGAAGAACAATTGCAAAATTTATTAGCCAGATTACAACAGCAAGGAATCGACCCAAATACACTTTAA
- a CDS encoding DUF1156 domain-containing protein, with protein MDKPTPKCPAVFIEKMMPVQVLNEQVNFEHGGNPFKGLHRWYSRKPLSFSRASVLASLLPADITMQEFEYLLGLVPGKEVKLYKTPPNSVQIKKVQDYCEKVWGTRTPTVLDAFAGGGSIPFEAARYGLNVLASDLNPVAVVTMKAAADPQRRIKLMKVDN; from the coding sequence ATGGATAAACCAACCCCCAAATGCCCTGCTGTATTTATTGAAAAAATGATGCCTGTGCAGGTATTAAACGAGCAAGTGAATTTTGAACACGGGGGAAATCCATTTAAAGGATTACATCGCTGGTATTCGCGTAAGCCATTATCTTTTAGTCGCGCCAGTGTGTTGGCTTCTTTATTACCAGCAGATATCACAATGCAAGAGTTTGAATATTTGCTGGGGTTAGTACCGGGAAAGGAGGTAAAGCTATATAAAACGCCGCCAAATTCTGTGCAAATTAAGAAGGTGCAGGATTATTGTGAGAAGGTTTGGGGAACGCGCACACCCACTGTATTAGATGCCTTTGCAGGTGGTGGAAGTATCCCGTTTGAAGCGGCGAGATATGGGTTAAATGTGCTGGCTTCTGATTTAAATCCTGTGGCGGTGGTGACGATGAAGGCGGCAGCAGATCCGCAACGCCGCATTAAATTAATGAAGGTGGACAATTGA
- a CDS encoding transposase — MKYKKQLPQLEKPKGRYFITFVTWERLELTPEARQIVLDACKFFHEQRYELFAVVIMPDHVHILIQPFPKSETEYWSIGSILHSIKSYSSKQIPKAMLHIGKVWQDGRYDEMMKTEEEFNNKWEYIRQNPVKAGLSITPEEYPFLWETF, encoded by the coding sequence TTGAAATATAAAAAGCAATTACCACAATTAGAAAAGCCAAAAGGTAGATATTTTATTACATTTGTAACTTGGGAAAGATTAGAACTCACACCAGAAGCCAGACAAATTGTATTAGATGCTTGTAAGTTTTTTCATGAACAAAGATATGAGCTTTTCGCCGTTGTAATAATGCCAGATCACGTACATATTCTGATTCAACCCTTTCCCAAATCTGAAACAGAATATTGGTCAATTGGGAGTATTCTGCATAGTATAAAAAGTTATAGCTCCAAACAAATTCCGAAAGCAATGTTACATATTGGGAAAGTTTGGCAAGATGGTAGATACGACGAAATGATGAAAACCGAAGAAGAATTTAATAATAAATGGGAATATATTCGACAAAATCCCGTAAAAGCAGGTTTATCGATTACCCCTGAAGAATATCCCTTTTTATGGGAAACATTTTGA
- a CDS encoding type II toxin-antitoxin system VapC family toxin has product MKYLFDTDHISFLQRRSGSEYASLAARIATSSPGDFAFSVISLHEQVLGANAFINRAQTSSGTIRGYNTLLEILQGFSVAPVLPFDAGAAEIFDGLRAQRVRIATMDLRIASIALARGLILLTRNTRDFNQVRDLITEDWTIN; this is encoded by the coding sequence GTGAAGTACCTGTTTGATACTGACCATATCAGTTTTTTACAACGGCGTTCTGGTTCTGAATACGCAAGTTTAGCGGCTCGAATTGCCACATCTTCACCAGGAGATTTTGCTTTTTCTGTTATTAGCCTTCACGAGCAGGTTTTGGGTGCAAACGCTTTTATTAATCGCGCTCAAACATCATCTGGCACAATTCGAGGATATAATACACTACTAGAAATTCTTCAAGGTTTCTCTGTTGCTCCAGTTTTACCATTTGACGCAGGAGCCGCAGAAATTTTTGATGGACTAAGAGCGCAACGTGTTCGTATAGCTACAATGGACTTGCGAATCGCCTCAATCGCTCTTGCAAGGGGTTTAATTTTGTTAACTAGAAATACTCGTGATTTTAACCAAGTGCGAGATTTGATTACCGAAGATTGGACGATTAACTGA